One segment of Triticum dicoccoides isolate Atlit2015 ecotype Zavitan unplaced genomic scaffold, WEW_v2.0 scaffold140014, whole genome shotgun sequence DNA contains the following:
- the LOC119343771 gene encoding disease resistance protein Pik-2-like → MEAALVSASQGAVRILLGKLGNVLATKYALLSGVRGQIQELKDELESMTGCLRDLADRDDHSQQTRIWMKQVREVAFDAEDCIDKFCRHLGEHPGDDRGLASYLGRIISLLRTMGLRAKLAAEIRTLQSRAKGVSDRRIRYRLEDAAAGDPPSSLDPSSYNLRRWLPSGGGSGLVGMDGWTKVVVGLLEDGAAPRRRVVSIVGSGGLGKTTLATAVYNSPALRDIQCRAFVAVSQTYDLWSLLESLLKQLVVVPAQISDDHPLRGIKTWGRTEFLSKYTELLRDKR, encoded by the exons ATGGAGGCCGCGCTGGTGAGCGCCTCCCAGGGCGCCGTGCGGATCCTATTAGGGAAGCTCGGAAACGTGCTTGCCACCAAGTACGCGCTCCTCAGCGGCGTACGTGGGCAGATCCAGGAGCTCAAGGACGAACTGGAGAGCATGACCGGCTGCCTCCGCGACCTGGCCGACCGCGACGACCACAGCCAGCAG ACGAGGATCTGGATGAAACAAGTGAGGGAGGTGGCGTTCGACGCGGAGGACTGCATCGACAAATTTTGCCGTCATCTCGGCGAGCATCCCGGAGACGATCGAGGACTAGCGAGCTACCTTGGCAGGATAATCAGCCTCCTGCGAACGATGGGGTTGCGGGCTAAGCTGGCCGCCGAGATCAGGACGCTTCAGTCTCGTGCCAAGGGCGTGAGCGACCGGAGGATCAGGTACAGGCTAGAAGATGCAGCGGCAGGTGATCCTCCCAGCTCGCTCGATCCTTCCAGCTACAATCTGCGCCGCTGGCTTCCATCCGGCGGCGGGTCAGGCCTCGTCGGGATGGACGGCTGGACCAAAGTCGTGGTCGGCCTGCTGGAAGACGGCGCGGCACCTCGCCGGCGGGTGGTGTCAATCGTCGGATCCGGTGGCCTCGGCAAGACCACCCTCGCCACCGCCGTCTACAACAGCCCGGCGCTACGCGACATCCAGTGCCGCGCTTTCGTCGCTGTATCCCAGACCTACGATCTATGGTCCCTTCTGGAATCCCTGCTGAAGCAGCTTGTGGTTGTGCCGGCGCAAATCTCTGACGACCATCCCCTCCGAGGAATCAAAACCTGGGGCAGAACCGAATTCCTCAGCAAGTACACAGAACTCTTGAGGGATAAGAGGTAA